From Chromatiales bacterium, one genomic window encodes:
- a CDS encoding PQQ-binding-like beta-propeller repeat protein yields the protein MHGIQGLAWGPDGYLYAGAIAAQRISKIHPVTGDVEVVVDAPLGEADDLALAENGTLAWTAIVAGELRLRKPDGTVVTVAANLPGINPVAFRKDGRFVAGQLGFRDALFEFDPAGKKAPRLITDAVKGLNSFEFGSDGRLYAPYWQAGVLVAINIDSGEIEEIADGLGTPSAVSLDSRGRMVTVDYLTGKIQRTDPKTGATELIATVAPPLDNLAVGPDDTIYVSDTANSGIVAINPTTGAQRTVVGGAFSTPGDLAITTVGGSEALVVADSTGFRFVDPVSGTVNRPPFNFAAGGSLSIDATDEVLAFADARSGRIHMINRKSGDMLWNTMGAQAPYGVLILNNETVIVTEYAKGALQQYNGSAATLIMDGLDGPVGITRAGPRSVYVTENKSGHITLIDLVEGTKVRIVSGLDHPEGLALMKDGRLAVVEAGAGRLSAIDLGSGEKTVLASGLPLNVPVILAPQAVGMPAGVAVAADGTIYVSCAGDNSIRKITVGSN from the coding sequence ATGCATGGCATTCAGGGCCTTGCATGGGGACCGGACGGTTACCTTTACGCTGGCGCAATTGCCGCGCAAAGAATTAGCAAAATCCATCCTGTCACCGGCGACGTTGAGGTCGTTGTCGATGCTCCGCTCGGTGAGGCTGATGACCTCGCGTTAGCAGAGAACGGTACCCTGGCGTGGACGGCGATTGTTGCTGGCGAACTGAGGCTTCGGAAACCAGACGGTACAGTGGTGACTGTCGCAGCCAATTTGCCGGGCATCAACCCTGTCGCTTTCCGCAAGGACGGGCGTTTTGTGGCGGGGCAGTTGGGATTCAGAGATGCGCTTTTCGAATTCGATCCGGCCGGCAAAAAAGCACCGCGCCTTATTACAGATGCGGTAAAGGGGCTGAACAGTTTCGAGTTCGGCAGCGATGGGCGCCTCTATGCACCGTATTGGCAGGCAGGCGTTCTGGTAGCAATCAATATTGACAGCGGCGAAATCGAGGAAATTGCTGACGGCCTGGGAACACCGTCGGCGGTCAGCCTGGATTCGCGCGGCCGGATGGTAACCGTGGATTACCTTACCGGGAAGATTCAGCGCACGGATCCCAAGACAGGAGCGACCGAACTGATCGCGACAGTCGCACCACCACTCGACAACCTGGCTGTGGGTCCTGATGACACGATTTACGTTTCCGACACTGCAAACAGCGGTATCGTGGCCATCAACCCCACCACGGGCGCGCAAAGAACGGTAGTCGGCGGTGCGTTTTCCACACCGGGCGATCTGGCGATTACAACAGTTGGTGGCAGTGAGGCACTGGTTGTCGCCGACTCCACTGGTTTTCGTTTTGTCGACCCGGTGAGCGGCACAGTGAACCGCCCACCGTTCAATTTTGCCGCAGGCGGGTCACTCAGCATCGATGCGACTGATGAAGTCCTTGCATTTGCAGATGCCAGGAGCGGCCGTATTCACATGATCAATCGCAAAAGCGGTGACATGCTTTGGAACACCATGGGTGCGCAGGCTCCTTATGGTGTCCTGATTCTCAACAACGAAACGGTGATTGTCACAGAATATGCAAAGGGCGCTTTACAGCAATATAACGGCAGCGCTGCGACGCTCATCATGGACGGACTGGACGGGCCCGTAGGCATCACCCGGGCCGGGCCACGCTCCGTGTATGTCACGGAAAACAAAAGCGGCCATATCACCCTGATTGACCTGGTGGAAGGAACCAAGGTTCGAATCGTCTCCGGTCTCGACCACCCGGAAGGCCTTGCGCTTATGAAGGACGGCCGGCTGGCAGTCGTTGAGGCAGGCGCTGGCCGCCTGAGCGCCATCGACCTGGGTAGCGGTGAGAAGACGGTTCTGGCTTCCGGATTACCCTTGAACGTCCCCGTTATTCTTGCACCGCAAGCAGTAGGCATGCCGGCCGGGGTAGCCGTTGCCGCAGATGGAACAATCTATGTGAGCTGCGCTGGCGATAACAGCATCCGCAAGATCACCGTCGGTAGCAACTAA
- a CDS encoding PepSY domain-containing protein, whose amino-acid sequence MLHKWIGLVLGVWLACQAATGTLLVFWYEIEAAVAPELYRTGTPVAEVDYDGMVAKVASAYPDRRIAYLQRDMLAADEAFRFVLVKSGQLSSPFEDWEVFVNSSSGEILGSRPWLTFMRTVWLLHNGLLIEPYEDVLAVLGVALIISICTGIVLWWPRNSKFKAALRYRLSGTMPAVIRQLHTVTGVYVGVVLVTMAISGLVIVLPGPARLVIEQFAEVRPLKPFTTDIRNDESSSLDARRIQNVKLNELAATVQKSYPGSTVNLLLFPHIEGKGTFTFRLLPKGKSVALATTQVYLDPRTGKILDTFDPTSQPSANTYLGLWNLYIHAGQIAGIVGRLVVLLAGILLLSMVGTGFFIWWKKRRPRSRAVTHAAISGYTVVSLGQDDHAARRD is encoded by the coding sequence GTGCTGCACAAGTGGATCGGATTAGTGCTCGGTGTATGGTTGGCCTGTCAGGCGGCCACAGGTACTCTGCTGGTATTCTGGTACGAAATCGAAGCTGCTGTAGCCCCGGAGCTGTATCGAACGGGCACCCCGGTCGCAGAAGTTGACTATGACGGTATGGTGGCAAAGGTAGCGTCCGCGTACCCGGACCGTCGCATTGCCTATCTTCAACGGGACATGCTCGCAGCCGATGAAGCGTTTCGATTTGTTCTGGTCAAATCGGGTCAATTGTCGTCGCCGTTCGAGGACTGGGAGGTGTTTGTTAATTCCAGTTCTGGTGAGATCCTGGGAAGCCGACCCTGGTTAACGTTCATGCGAACTGTATGGCTTCTCCATAACGGCTTGCTTATCGAGCCCTATGAAGACGTGCTGGCCGTGCTGGGTGTCGCGTTGATCATCAGCATTTGCACCGGTATCGTGCTTTGGTGGCCCAGAAACTCCAAGTTCAAGGCGGCGCTTCGTTACAGATTGAGTGGCACAATGCCCGCCGTCATACGACAGCTGCACACGGTTACCGGCGTTTATGTCGGCGTAGTGCTCGTGACGATGGCTATATCGGGGTTAGTTATCGTGCTGCCAGGACCTGCGCGATTGGTGATCGAACAGTTTGCCGAGGTCCGGCCATTAAAGCCTTTCACGACCGATATCCGCAATGATGAGTCGTCTTCTCTTGACGCTCGTCGGATTCAGAATGTCAAATTAAACGAGCTGGCGGCCACGGTGCAAAAATCTTATCCGGGCAGCACAGTCAACTTGCTGCTTTTTCCTCATATTGAAGGGAAGGGGACATTTACTTTCCGCCTGCTGCCGAAAGGTAAATCTGTTGCGCTTGCGACTACACAGGTCTATCTGGATCCCCGTACGGGGAAAATTCTGGATACCTTTGATCCGACCAGTCAACCCAGCGCCAATACCTACCTGGGGTTGTGGAATCTGTATATTCATGCGGGCCAGATAGCGGGAATTGTAGGTCGGCTGGTCGTGCTGCTGGCCGGAATCCTCCTCCTGAGCATGGTCGGGACGGGATTCTTTATCTGGTGGAAGAAGCGGCGACCGCGATCCCGCGCGGTTACCCACGCTGCGATATCAGGCTACACCGTGGTCAGTCTGGGACAGGACGACCACGCTGCTCGACGGGACTGA
- a CDS encoding DUF1838 family protein, protein MSSEFHVSRRNTLGILIGSFLAGAGSVLAPAAHSASPLPSGKNGSLDPYDADDFAVISRKLLYRGDDGLCFAWLKATKYALVKSSLTPLHSMESGALFRIQTTTDGYDVTTLERTFYTAVGTDDLLDEWRNPLTGETLMLKRGPVGPTTQKYRRDGSLVLPKAYLGLDFEATSSTRLANIHGDDIWLLVDSDAKVFRNGPDKPPFHVTEMRTTQARLSDAIKPKNNLVETSLSLHEVNSWPETMRMGDIDGSVIIRGFGRKIFDFNKMPDSWLTKLRRINPDIAADPVAALDKTAARFEQ, encoded by the coding sequence ATGAGCTCTGAGTTCCACGTATCTCGCCGCAATACACTCGGCATATTAATTGGCAGCTTTCTTGCTGGAGCAGGCTCAGTTCTCGCGCCTGCGGCGCATAGCGCTTCTCCGTTGCCGTCCGGTAAAAATGGTTCTTTGGATCCCTACGACGCTGATGACTTCGCGGTGATTAGCCGAAAACTGCTTTACCGCGGCGATGATGGTTTGTGCTTCGCGTGGCTGAAAGCAACCAAATACGCGTTGGTCAAGAGTAGCCTGACTCCGCTGCACAGCATGGAGTCGGGAGCGCTTTTTAGGATCCAGACAACGACCGATGGCTATGACGTCACTACGCTGGAGAGGACCTTTTACACCGCTGTCGGAACCGACGATCTCCTGGATGAGTGGCGCAATCCATTAACGGGCGAGACCTTGATGCTGAAACGTGGCCCGGTGGGTCCGACTACGCAAAAGTATCGTCGCGACGGGTCGCTAGTGCTTCCGAAAGCCTATCTGGGACTCGATTTCGAAGCGACCTCCAGCACCAGGCTGGCAAATATTCACGGAGACGACATCTGGTTACTGGTTGATTCCGACGCCAAGGTATTTCGAAACGGACCAGATAAGCCACCGTTTCATGTTACCGAGATGCGCACCACGCAGGCGCGTCTATCGGACGCCATTAAGCCGAAAAACAACCTGGTGGAGACCTCGCTCAGTCTTCACGAAGTGAATAGCTGGCCCGAAACCATGCGTATGGGCGATATCGATGGGTCGGTGATAATCCGCGGATTCGGCCGCAAGATATTTGACTTCAACAAGATGCCCGACTCCTGGCTGACGAAACTGCGCCGTATCAATCCCGACATCGCGGCTGATCCCGTCGCCGCACTGGATAAAACTGCCGCCAGATTCGAACAGTAA
- a CDS encoding PepSY domain-containing protein — protein sequence MIRRFRDQWLALHKWVALTIGVWIILNGLSGSILVFQRELEAAINPHLYRTDQAITGTINLDAMEQAVKAAFPDYWIVMVDRDNLVANEAFRFQIARNGEAASYFTNLEVFIDPATTEILGSRPYFTFIKAVKMFHFELLGGRTTKVVMGFMGLAFLAMMLAGAVLWWPGRKKLLRSLRFKTTSQTPRLIRDIHTVFGVYFLVVLLMVCVTGLVVIFPQQSATILGVFTDATATARPTAPPTLNQNTPPSLNELAQTVNDAYPDSTLVLLLYPGPKRGWYTFRVEPAGADPTTNTVQVYVDQYTGKIADVFDPGVMPPARSFIGLWSVYSHNGKLYGMPGRVLVFSAGIGLCVMFGTGLYIWLRKRRLSVPSSSVVVLSQTDHGVA from the coding sequence ATGATTCGAAGATTTCGAGACCAGTGGTTGGCACTGCATAAATGGGTCGCTTTGACCATAGGCGTGTGGATCATCTTGAACGGGTTATCCGGCTCGATCCTCGTATTCCAGCGCGAACTCGAGGCGGCGATCAATCCTCACTTATATCGCACGGATCAGGCGATCACCGGCACCATTAACCTCGACGCGATGGAGCAAGCCGTTAAGGCAGCGTTCCCCGATTACTGGATTGTGATGGTTGATCGCGACAATCTGGTCGCAAACGAGGCTTTCCGATTTCAAATCGCCAGGAACGGGGAAGCTGCTTCATACTTCACGAATCTGGAAGTCTTCATAGATCCGGCAACCACTGAAATATTGGGCAGCCGTCCATATTTTACCTTCATCAAAGCCGTAAAAATGTTCCACTTCGAGTTATTGGGTGGCCGTACGACCAAGGTTGTCATGGGCTTTATGGGGCTGGCTTTCCTGGCGATGATGCTGGCGGGCGCCGTGCTTTGGTGGCCAGGGCGAAAGAAGTTGCTCCGTAGTTTACGCTTCAAGACAACAAGCCAGACTCCTCGATTAATCAGGGACATCCATACCGTCTTTGGTGTTTATTTCCTCGTTGTATTGTTGATGGTCTGCGTGACCGGGCTTGTGGTGATATTCCCACAGCAATCAGCCACGATACTGGGCGTCTTCACAGATGCCACGGCCACGGCCCGGCCTACAGCACCGCCAACCCTCAACCAGAATACCCCGCCCAGCCTCAATGAGTTGGCGCAAACGGTTAACGACGCGTACCCGGATAGCACACTGGTGTTATTGCTATACCCTGGGCCGAAACGCGGCTGGTATACATTCCGTGTTGAGCCCGCTGGTGCTGATCCTACGACGAATACTGTGCAGGTCTATGTTGATCAATACACCGGCAAGATCGCTGACGTGTTCGATCCCGGTGTCATGCCCCCGGCCCGATCGTTTATCGGACTCTGGTCAGTTTATTCACACAACGGGAAGCTCTACGGCATGCCAGGCCGCGTGCTGGTTTTTTCTGCCGGTATTGGCCTTTGCGTGATGTTTGGAACCGGCCTCTATATCTGGCTGCGAAAGCGACGCTTATCAGTCCCGTCGAGCAGCGTGGTCGTCCTGTCCCAGACTGACCACGGTGTAGCCTGA
- a CDS encoding LysR family transcriptional regulator, producing MRADSLIQTISSKVNNRQLCSLSSLEIKRLRQFLSVVDCGSFTLAASACNLSQQGLSKSIATLEQSIGARLFNRDTRGVTLTECGNLLVPTARNILADVQNFQRQFESLTGTNNGRVVVGAGFTSAGYLLPPVVKRIGLKRPQLQVSIIDGIAEELIPKLLVGDLDVAICIMSMRNEDPRLVQKVLLEEPVSIIVGKNHPLSGRGKVTLGETLNYPWVSWGVPKVHPSISALLKQVGLPEPVPKLVTTSIVFALALLDESDYVSSFSEHMVHRELKSGTLVSLEIESEASRPEITTSLCYRKDLILSRSVLLFIQELERYVSGLGRDLE from the coding sequence GTGCGAGCCGATTCGCTAATTCAAACAATAAGTAGTAAAGTCAACAACCGCCAGTTGTGCAGCCTGTCTTCTTTGGAAATAAAGCGATTACGCCAATTTCTTTCAGTGGTGGATTGCGGCAGCTTCACCCTAGCCGCTTCCGCTTGCAATCTTAGTCAACAGGGATTGAGCAAGAGCATCGCCACTCTGGAACAGAGTATTGGTGCCCGCTTGTTCAATCGGGACACGCGGGGCGTCACTCTGACGGAATGCGGCAATCTGCTGGTTCCAACTGCACGCAACATCCTGGCTGACGTGCAGAATTTTCAGCGGCAGTTTGAAAGTCTAACGGGAACAAACAATGGACGCGTCGTCGTCGGAGCCGGGTTTACTTCCGCCGGTTATCTCCTGCCGCCCGTAGTCAAGCGCATAGGGTTGAAGCGACCACAGCTGCAGGTCAGCATAATTGACGGCATAGCTGAAGAGTTAATACCAAAGTTGCTAGTTGGCGACCTGGACGTAGCGATCTGTATAATGAGCATGCGCAACGAGGATCCCCGTCTCGTTCAGAAAGTCCTTTTGGAAGAACCTGTCTCGATCATAGTCGGCAAAAACCATCCACTAAGCGGCCGCGGCAAAGTCACTCTGGGTGAGACTCTCAACTATCCCTGGGTGTCTTGGGGAGTTCCCAAGGTTCACCCGAGCATCTCAGCATTACTCAAGCAGGTCGGGCTGCCAGAGCCGGTACCGAAACTCGTTACGACTTCAATTGTGTTTGCTCTAGCGCTCCTCGACGAGAGCGATTACGTCTCAAGCTTCTCTGAACACATGGTGCATCGTGAACTCAAGTCCGGCACGCTTGTTTCTCTAGAAATTGAAAGTGAAGCCAGCCGCCCGGAGATCACGACGTCGCTTTGTTACCGAAAAGATTTGATCCTTTCACGGTCGGTCTTACTCTTCATTCAGGAACTCGAAAGATATGTGAGCGGCCTGGGCCGTGATCTCGAATAA